In a single window of the Leopardus geoffroyi isolate Oge1 chromosome D2, O.geoffroyi_Oge1_pat1.0, whole genome shotgun sequence genome:
- the SFR1 gene encoding swi5-dependent recombination DNA repair protein 1 homolog yields the protein MESPSYSAVISPSTPRDCANPPSPCTSSSRKQPMSATLRERLRKTRSSFNSCDSVVKRLKVENEGNDQTFSKKPASSTEENCLEFQENFKHTDNEFEESTYLKNTFKNISASESQSLDTESRSDLQSGFVNEDLPKQGLSEERAKLVKQIEEKEDLLRRLKLVKMYRSKNDLSQLQLLIRKWRSCSQLLLYELQSALCEENKKLSLTQLIDHCGLDDKLLHYNRNEEEFMGV from the exons ATGGAAAGCCCATCCTACTCGGCTGTGATTTCACCTAGCACTCCACGGGACTGTGCCAATCCACCCTCTCCCTGTACAAGTAGTTCAAGAAAACAA CCTATGAGTGCAACACTTAGAGAACGATTAAGGAAAACAAGATCTTCATTTAATTCCTGTGATAGTGTGGTAAAACGTCTTAAAGTAGAGAATGAAGGGAATGATCAGACTTTTTCCAAGAAACCAGCATCTTCCACAGAAGAAAACTGTTTGGAATTTcaggaaaattttaaacacacagacAATGAATTTGAAGAAagtacatatttgaaaaataccttCAAAAATATCAGTGCAAGTGAATCTCAATCACTTGATACTGAGTCACGAAGTGATCTCCAAAGTGGCTTTGTGAATGAGGATCTTCCCAAACAAGGATTAAGTGAAGAAAGAGCAAAATTGGTGAAGCAGATTGAGGAGAAAGAAGACCTTCTTCGGAGGCTAAAACTGGTTAAAATGTATAGATCAAAG aaCGACCTGTCTCAGTTGCAGTTGTTAATACGGAAATGGAGAAGCTGTAGCCAGCTATTGCTTTACGAGTTGCAGTCGGCTCTGTGCGAGGAGAACAAGAAACTCAGCCTGACTCAGTTGATAGACCACTGTGGGTTAGATGATAAATTGCTACActataacagaaatgaagaagaatttATGGGTgtttaa